In Sphingobacterium sp. lm-10, one DNA window encodes the following:
- a CDS encoding GNAT family N-acetyltransferase, with protein sequence MDIIIKQSDAKGYAAASDGEKRAGMMTYSIAGKDLIIIDHTEVDSAYTGKGVGKKMLYKIVELAREKNIKIMPLCPFAASMFRKMDDIKDVLKS encoded by the coding sequence ATGGATATTATAATAAAACAATCGGATGCTAAAGGCTATGCAGCTGCTAGCGATGGCGAAAAACGAGCGGGTATGATGACGTATTCGATTGCAGGAAAAGATTTAATTATCATCGATCATACAGAAGTCGATTCCGCCTATACCGGTAAAGGCGTCGGTAAAAAAATGCTTTACAAAATTGTAGAGTTGGCCAGAGAAAAAAACATCAAAATTATGCCCTTGTGCCCATTTGCGGCCAGTATGTTTAGAAAGATGGATGATATTAAGGATGTGTTGAAATCATAA
- a CDS encoding glycoside hydrolase family 78 protein: MIKAVPFFLALIPICFFTHAKSKNGEPIELRCEHLVSPLGIDNPNPRLSWKLEDNRPGAVQTAYRILVDTDSLAVVNDRGQIWDTGKQPDDHILLTFAGEQLQPQTRYFWKVITWDKEAKASTSAVVAFETGKMGNAQWQGSWISDHHTIDHKPAPYFRKEFNLKKEIARARAYIAVAGLYELSLNGRKVGDHRLDPMYTRFDRRTLYVTHDVTTQLRSGQNALGVVLGNGWYNHQSLGVWDFHNAPWRARPTFCLDLHIVYTDGSEETIRSERDWKTSSGPITFNSIYTAEHYDARLEQPGWDSPGFDDQKWQGVRYRSFPSENIVSQQMVPIRFGRKYEPQSVEKINDSTYVFDMGQNMAGVTHVQVKGAEGTVLKIKHGERLHDDGRIDLSNIDVYYRGDKEADPFQTDILTLSGRKEDEFTAKFNYKGFRYVEISSNAPILLNAKNVTAYFMHSDVAPLGEVKTSSKLVNDLWRVTNNAYLSNLMGYPTDCPQREKNGWTGDGHLAIETALYNFEGITVYEKWIADHRDEQQPNGVLPDIIPTGGWGYGTANGLDWTSTIAIIPWQIYLFYGDSKLLADSYENIKRYVDYVERISPTGLTTFGRGDWVPVKSTSNLELTSSVYFYTDARILATAAKLFGKEQDQQKYEALSEKIKNAINSKFLNREKGIYADGTQTELSVPLFWKIVPEDMIAKVAANLNKKVEETNFHLDVGVLGAKALLDALKDNGYGATAYKVAVQDTYPSWGWWVVNGATTLLENWDLEAERDISDNHMMFGEIGGWFFKSVGGIHPDPEQPGFKHTLLRPLFPEGLEHSEVSHRSPYGNIISKWKRNKNNTVTYTVTVPANASATLHLPENAEERAPQKLLAGTHTIQVKLNYSE, translated from the coding sequence ATGATTAAAGCTGTCCCATTCTTTCTCGCGCTAATTCCAATTTGTTTCTTTACTCATGCCAAGTCTAAAAATGGAGAACCGATCGAACTACGTTGCGAGCATTTGGTGAGTCCGCTGGGGATAGATAATCCGAATCCACGGCTGAGTTGGAAGCTCGAAGATAATCGGCCGGGAGCAGTACAAACAGCCTATCGGATCTTAGTGGATACAGATTCCTTGGCTGTAGTGAATGATCGGGGCCAGATCTGGGATACTGGAAAACAACCTGATGACCATATTCTATTGACATTTGCGGGTGAGCAGCTTCAGCCCCAAACTCGATATTTTTGGAAAGTGATCACTTGGGATAAAGAAGCAAAAGCAAGCACATCGGCGGTCGTCGCTTTCGAGACCGGTAAGATGGGGAATGCCCAATGGCAGGGATCTTGGATTAGTGATCATCATACTATCGACCATAAGCCAGCGCCATATTTTCGTAAAGAATTTAACCTCAAGAAGGAGATCGCTCGTGCACGTGCTTACATTGCTGTAGCTGGATTATACGAGCTCTCGCTCAATGGTCGTAAGGTTGGAGATCATCGCTTGGATCCGATGTACACCCGGTTTGATCGGCGCACGCTTTATGTAACACACGATGTGACTACGCAGCTGCGCTCAGGGCAGAATGCATTGGGTGTGGTATTGGGCAATGGCTGGTACAACCATCAGTCGCTAGGCGTGTGGGACTTTCATAATGCGCCCTGGAGAGCAAGACCTACGTTTTGTCTGGATCTGCATATTGTTTATACAGATGGTTCCGAAGAAACGATCCGGTCAGAACGAGATTGGAAGACTTCTTCCGGACCGATTACCTTTAACAGTATTTATACGGCAGAACACTATGACGCCCGTTTAGAGCAGCCCGGTTGGGACAGTCCGGGCTTTGATGACCAGAAATGGCAGGGGGTACGGTACCGCAGTTTTCCTTCGGAAAATATTGTCTCGCAGCAAATGGTACCTATCCGTTTCGGAAGAAAATACGAGCCTCAATCCGTCGAAAAGATCAATGATAGCACCTATGTTTTTGATATGGGGCAAAATATGGCAGGTGTAACCCATGTGCAGGTGAAAGGAGCAGAGGGAACCGTACTAAAAATAAAACATGGCGAACGCTTGCACGATGATGGTCGGATTGATTTGTCTAATATCGATGTGTATTATCGGGGAGATAAAGAGGCAGATCCTTTCCAGACGGATATCCTGACGCTGAGTGGTCGCAAAGAAGATGAATTTACCGCCAAATTCAATTATAAAGGTTTTCGCTATGTAGAGATTAGCAGCAACGCACCCATCCTTCTGAACGCCAAAAATGTGACGGCCTATTTTATGCACAGCGATGTCGCTCCGCTGGGCGAAGTGAAAACTTCTTCTAAGTTGGTGAATGACCTGTGGCGCGTCACCAATAATGCGTATTTATCTAACTTGATGGGCTACCCAACGGATTGTCCGCAGCGTGAAAAGAACGGCTGGACTGGTGATGGACATTTGGCCATAGAAACAGCTTTATACAATTTTGAAGGGATTACGGTATACGAAAAATGGATTGCCGATCATCGCGATGAGCAACAGCCCAACGGTGTATTGCCGGATATTATCCCTACCGGAGGCTGGGGTTATGGTACAGCAAATGGGCTAGACTGGACCAGCACAATTGCGATAATTCCTTGGCAGATCTATCTATTCTACGGAGATTCCAAGCTGCTGGCTGATTCGTACGAAAACATAAAGCGCTACGTGGATTATGTGGAACGAATTAGCCCAACCGGTTTGACGACTTTTGGTCGCGGAGATTGGGTTCCGGTGAAGTCTACGTCCAATCTGGAATTGACTTCTTCCGTATATTTCTACACCGATGCGCGCATCCTGGCTACAGCGGCCAAACTCTTTGGGAAAGAGCAGGATCAGCAAAAATATGAGGCATTGAGCGAAAAAATTAAAAATGCAATTAATAGTAAATTCCTGAACCGGGAGAAAGGCATCTACGCAGATGGTACCCAAACGGAGTTAAGCGTTCCTTTGTTTTGGAAAATTGTGCCGGAAGATATGATAGCCAAAGTGGCGGCTAATCTGAATAAAAAGGTCGAAGAGACGAATTTTCATCTGGATGTCGGTGTATTAGGTGCCAAGGCATTGCTCGATGCCTTGAAAGATAATGGTTATGGTGCTACGGCTTATAAAGTGGCAGTGCAGGATACCTATCCTTCCTGGGGATGGTGGGTAGTCAATGGAGCGACGACTTTATTAGAAAATTGGGATTTGGAAGCCGAGCGAGATATTTCCGACAATCATATGATGTTTGGTGAGATCGGTGGTTGGTTTTTCAAGTCGGTAGGAGGCATTCATCCCGATCCAGAGCAGCCTGGTTTTAAGCATACGCTGCTACGACCTCTATTTCCCGAAGGATTGGAGCACTCGGAAGTCAGCCACCGTTCGCCCTACGGTAACATTATCTCAAAATGGAAACGAAATAAGAATAATACAGTAACCTACACGGTCACCGTGCCAGCCAATGCCAGTGCCACGCTCCACTTGCCAGAAAATGCAGAAGAAAGGGCACCGCAAAAGTTGCTTGCAGGGACGCACACGATACAAGTAAAGCTAAATTACTCTGAATAG
- a CDS encoding GntR family transcriptional regulator, whose protein sequence is MQFSNEKPIYLQISEYVMDRILLGEWQEKEKIPSVRDLAAHLEVNANTVMRAYDHLQQQEIIFNKRGIGFFAHHDAKALILKARKKHFLNDELAVVFRAMDMLGISIEEINTYYRNR, encoded by the coding sequence ATGCAATTTTCGAATGAAAAACCCATTTATTTACAAATCAGTGAGTACGTGATGGATAGGATTCTCTTGGGAGAATGGCAAGAAAAAGAAAAGATCCCTTCGGTCAGGGATTTAGCGGCTCATCTGGAAGTAAATGCGAATACGGTTATGCGTGCGTACGATCATCTACAACAACAGGAAATAATCTTCAATAAACGAGGGATAGGTTTTTTTGCACACCATGATGCTAAAGCACTTATCCTTAAAGCTAGGAAGAAGCACTTTCTGAATGATGAGTTGGCAGTTGTATTTCGAGCAATGGATATGCTGGGAATCAGTATAGAAGAGATTAATACCTACTATAGAAACCGATAA
- a CDS encoding response regulator: MRTIFLLEDDEGIRDVLEILLSSEGYLVQSFASIEEFNNRDISVSPNLYIFDVMLPDGSGIDLCKEIKKNPTNDDIPVVIMSAHAYLKDIKDVCDPQDFITKPFEINHLLERIKLALD; the protein is encoded by the coding sequence ATGAGAACAATATTTTTATTAGAGGATGACGAAGGTATAAGAGATGTTTTGGAGATTTTATTAAGCTCAGAGGGTTACCTCGTCCAATCTTTTGCAAGTATAGAAGAATTCAATAACAGAGATATTTCTGTCTCGCCCAACTTATATATTTTTGACGTGATGCTACCTGATGGATCTGGAATTGATCTCTGCAAAGAGATTAAGAAGAATCCAACAAATGATGATATTCCTGTTGTAATCATGAGTGCGCATGCATACCTGAAGGATATTAAAGACGTTTGTGATCCTCAAGATTTTATTACTAAGCCTTTTGAAATAAATCATTTATTAGAAAGAATAAAACTCGCTTTGGATTAA
- a CDS encoding DUF1697 domain-containing protein, which translates to MEIYISILRGINVGGHNKVKMADLKKMYEDLQFKNVQTYVQSGNVIFSTDITDIKNLEKAISEKIETQFLFKAAVIVLTVDVLRKVIGGNPYAKNKETNNAFLYVTFLAHNIQITDDALIIGKKHPEEEIAISSRAVYLYCPNGYGRTKLNNNFLEAKLGVAATTRNWNTTLKLLDLATKLCE; encoded by the coding sequence ATGGAAATTTATATCTCAATATTGAGAGGGATAAATGTAGGAGGTCATAATAAGGTCAAGATGGCTGATCTAAAGAAGATGTATGAAGATCTACAATTTAAAAATGTACAAACATATGTGCAGAGTGGAAATGTAATTTTTTCAACCGATATTACCGATATTAAGAATTTAGAAAAAGCAATCAGCGAAAAAATTGAAACACAATTTCTATTTAAAGCCGCTGTAATTGTGCTAACGGTGGATGTTCTTAGAAAAGTGATTGGCGGTAATCCATACGCTAAGAACAAGGAGACAAATAACGCATTCTTATATGTTACATTTTTAGCACATAATATTCAAATTACTGACGATGCCTTGATCATCGGAAAAAAACATCCGGAAGAAGAAATTGCCATTTCTTCCCGTGCGGTTTATCTATATTGTCCAAATGGGTATGGAAGAACAAAGTTGAATAACAATTTTCTTGAAGCTAAGCTGGGAGTCGCCGCGACAACGCGTAATTGGAATACCACTTTAAAACTATTAGATCTGGCTACTAAATTATGTGAGTAA
- a CDS encoding ABC transporter ATP-binding protein produces MINLKNVSYQYRRGVPILENITANLKPGHIYGLLGLNGVGKTTLLKNIGGLLFPSSGAIEMTGFEPHKREVDFLSNIYFVTDHAELPEWKIRQFQEVYGSLYPKFDVGYFENLLGIFQIDCTKNIKDLSFGQVKKVNIAFALATNANVILMDEPTNGLDIPSKTQFRKIIARYVTDERLLIISTHQIRDIHNLIDHLLVLNHSRLILDESLHSLQQSFYMSTQPSDVADAIYSEQSIHGTLSLIPNVKNEESQFDIEFFFNALSADPNLVNHFKPTQTNL; encoded by the coding sequence ATGATTAATTTAAAGAATGTATCGTACCAGTATCGAAGAGGAGTTCCTATATTGGAAAATATTACCGCTAATCTGAAGCCCGGACATATCTACGGATTGTTAGGCTTGAATGGAGTAGGCAAAACGACGTTACTCAAAAATATCGGAGGTCTGCTTTTCCCAAGCTCTGGAGCTATTGAGATGACTGGTTTTGAACCTCATAAAAGAGAGGTGGATTTCCTATCCAACATTTACTTTGTTACCGATCATGCGGAACTACCAGAGTGGAAGATCCGTCAGTTTCAGGAAGTGTATGGATCCTTGTATCCAAAATTTGATGTCGGTTACTTTGAAAACCTGTTAGGTATTTTTCAGATCGACTGTACCAAGAATATAAAAGACCTTTCCTTCGGTCAGGTTAAAAAAGTAAACATTGCTTTTGCATTGGCTACAAATGCCAACGTCATCTTGATGGATGAACCCACTAATGGGTTGGATATCCCTTCGAAGACTCAATTTCGTAAAATTATCGCAAGATATGTTACCGACGAACGTCTGTTGATTATATCCACGCACCAAATCCGTGATATCCATAACTTAATCGATCATTTGCTGGTTTTGAATCACAGTAGACTGATTCTGGATGAAAGTCTCCACTCGTTGCAACAGAGCTTCTACATGTCTACTCAGCCTAGTGATGTGGCAGATGCTATCTATTCAGAGCAGAGCATACATGGAACATTAAGTCTGATACCTAATGTTAAAAATGAAGAAAGTCAATTTGATATTGAATTTTTCTTTAATGCCTTATCTGCTGATCCAAATCTCGTAAACCACTTTAAGCCAACTCAAACCAACCTGTGA
- a CDS encoding DUF4468 domain-containing protein — protein MKKIIYLVVLLLFAELGYAQYFTLTPSGFVSNDRAEYTVIDFPNVKQEVLYKNVLNALSSMYRDPKEVLSLIDGEGITIKGYEKEVIADKVKISPLQIGKTTYKYDISYTLSIQFKDDKVRINRPSFECRRWYESGYKSGWATGWTYLALVKDKNAKYAVFDKNGQIISQEAFDGLQQHFNGLIKEIIDKSKVVNNW, from the coding sequence ATGAAGAAAATAATATACCTCGTCGTACTGTTACTGTTTGCTGAACTAGGGTATGCCCAATATTTTACCCTAACACCGAGTGGATTTGTTTCAAATGACCGCGCGGAATATACTGTGATCGATTTTCCGAATGTAAAACAGGAGGTTCTGTATAAAAATGTACTTAATGCACTTTCTTCCATGTACAGAGATCCTAAAGAGGTATTGAGTCTGATCGATGGAGAAGGTATTACCATCAAAGGATATGAGAAGGAGGTTATCGCTGATAAGGTTAAAATATCCCCGCTGCAAATAGGCAAAACAACGTATAAATACGACATATCCTATACCCTATCCATTCAATTTAAAGATGATAAAGTTCGTATCAACCGCCCCTCTTTTGAGTGTAGGAGATGGTATGAAAGTGGTTATAAATCTGGATGGGCGACCGGCTGGACCTACCTCGCGCTTGTTAAAGACAAAAATGCAAAGTACGCTGTCTTTGACAAAAATGGACAAATTATTTCTCAAGAAGCTTTTGACGGGCTACAACAGCATTTCAACGGCTTGATAAAAGAGATTATTGACAAATCTAAGGTGGTAAATAACTGGTAG